One segment of Amycolatopsis alba DSM 44262 DNA contains the following:
- a CDS encoding cell division protein SepF: MSALQKLKAYFGMVPADEDGYDVEEDYRRGYASKEYADDEYDYDDEPPSRSRGGRYRDVDDTYDEPAPRPRSRSVPSPEPAVHGALAIDRQPEPVARLRPVTEPVRAAVRDPLSRITTLHPTSYAEARAIGEHYREGIPVIMNLTEMENADAKRLVDFAAGLAFALRGSMDKVTNKVFLLSPPDVDVTAEDRRRIAEGGLFLRG; encoded by the coding sequence ATGAGCGCGCTGCAGAAGCTGAAGGCCTACTTCGGGATGGTGCCCGCGGACGAAGACGGCTATGACGTCGAAGAGGACTACCGGCGAGGTTACGCCTCAAAGGAATATGCCGACGACGAGTACGACTACGACGACGAGCCGCCGTCCCGGTCACGGGGAGGACGTTACCGGGACGTCGATGACACTTATGACGAGCCTGCGCCCCGGCCCCGGTCACGCTCCGTGCCCAGTCCGGAGCCTGCCGTCCACGGGGCATTGGCGATCGACCGCCAGCCGGAGCCGGTCGCGCGGCTTCGTCCGGTCACCGAGCCGGTGCGTGCCGCGGTGCGTGACCCGTTGAGCCGGATCACCACACTGCACCCGACGAGCTACGCCGAGGCGCGCGCGATCGGGGAGCACTACCGGGAAGGCATCCCGGTGATCATGAACCTCACGGAGATGGAGAACGCGGACGCGAAGCGTCTCGTCGACTTCGCCGCGGGGCTCGCTTTCGCGTTGCGCGGATCGATGGACAAGGTCACCAACAAGGTGTTCCTTCTCTCACCGCCCGATGTGGACGTCACCGCGGAGGACCGTCGGCGGATTGCCGAAGGCGGATTATTCCTGCGCGGCTGA
- the sigK gene encoding ECF RNA polymerase sigma factor SigK produces MDESARPRRMAPVPAPDGEPAGPTAEDLLVRVAKGDERAFDALYDRLAGPILGLVRRILRDAAQSEEVTQEVMVELWRTATRYSPERGSALNWAMTLAHRRAVDRVRSARASSEREVKATFEAARARPFDEVAEAVAARWERSQVRRCLTSLTELQRESVLLAYYQGYTYREVSEVLQTPHGTIKTRLRDGLIRLRDCLGVTA; encoded by the coding sequence ATGGATGAATCGGCACGTCCGCGCCGGATGGCGCCCGTCCCCGCACCGGACGGCGAACCGGCGGGCCCGACGGCCGAGGACCTGCTCGTGCGGGTCGCGAAGGGGGACGAGCGGGCCTTCGACGCTTTGTACGACCGGCTCGCCGGTCCGATCCTCGGCCTGGTGCGGCGGATCCTCCGCGACGCCGCACAATCCGAAGAGGTCACTCAGGAGGTCATGGTGGAGTTGTGGCGCACGGCCACGCGCTACTCCCCGGAGCGGGGGAGCGCGCTGAACTGGGCCATGACGCTCGCGCACCGCCGTGCCGTCGACCGTGTCCGCTCGGCACGGGCCAGTTCGGAACGCGAGGTCAAGGCGACCTTCGAGGCCGCCCGCGCGAGGCCCTTCGACGAGGTGGCCGAGGCCGTCGCGGCCCGCTGGGAACGTTCGCAGGTGCGCCGCTGCCTGACCAGTCTCACCGAGCTGCAACGGGAATCCGTGCTGCTCGCCTACTACCAGGGCTATACCTACCGCGAGGTCTCAGAGGTACTGCAGACCCCGCACGGGACCATCAAGACCCGTCTCCGGGACGGCCTGATCAGGCTCCGGGACTGTTTGGGGGTGACGGCATGA
- the ftsZ gene encoding cell division protein FtsZ: MTPPHNYLAVIKVVGIGGGGVNAVNRMIEVGLKGVEFIAVNTDAQALLMSDADVKLDIGRELTRGLGAGAAPEVGQKAAEDHREEIEEVIKGADMVFVTAGEGGGTGTGGAPVVAQIARKLGALTIGVVTRPFTFEGKRRSKQAEDGIQQLRNECDTLIVIPNDRLLQLGDIGVSLMDAFRSADEVLLSGVQGITDLITTPGLINLDFADVKSVMSGAGSALMGIGSARGEGRAIQAAEKAINSPLLEASMDGAHGALLSIAGGSDLGLFEINEAASLVQESAHPDANIIFGTIIDDSLGDEVRVTVIAAGFDAGTPTHKKLDPSTFGSRSNSTASAQAGQVNGGGATPVQGPPSGATPVPSTGSNGYPVAPPRTHSPMPARNEGNGSLTGGLPQSGGGSRGYSPIGSNSTHGSLPSRATPVHDDPSDDEVDVPPFMRR; encoded by the coding sequence ATGACGCCCCCGCACAACTACCTTGCGGTGATCAAGGTCGTCGGTATCGGCGGCGGCGGAGTGAACGCCGTCAACCGCATGATCGAGGTCGGCCTCAAGGGCGTCGAGTTCATCGCGGTGAACACCGACGCTCAGGCACTGCTCATGTCCGACGCCGACGTCAAGCTCGACATCGGCCGGGAACTGACTCGCGGCCTCGGTGCCGGCGCCGCCCCCGAGGTGGGGCAGAAGGCCGCCGAGGACCACCGCGAAGAGATCGAAGAGGTCATCAAGGGCGCCGACATGGTGTTCGTGACCGCGGGTGAGGGCGGTGGCACCGGCACCGGTGGCGCGCCCGTCGTCGCCCAGATCGCGCGGAAGCTCGGCGCGCTGACCATCGGCGTCGTCACCCGCCCGTTCACCTTCGAGGGCAAGCGCCGCAGCAAGCAGGCCGAAGACGGCATCCAGCAGCTGCGCAACGAGTGCGACACCCTCATCGTCATCCCGAACGACCGGCTGCTGCAGCTGGGCGACATCGGTGTCTCGCTGATGGACGCGTTCCGCTCGGCCGACGAGGTCCTGCTTTCGGGTGTCCAGGGCATCACCGATCTGATCACCACGCCGGGTCTGATCAACCTGGACTTCGCCGACGTCAAGAGCGTCATGTCCGGCGCGGGCTCCGCGCTGATGGGCATCGGCTCGGCGCGCGGTGAGGGCCGGGCGATCCAGGCGGCGGAGAAGGCGATCAACTCGCCGCTGCTGGAAGCGTCGATGGACGGGGCGCACGGCGCGCTGCTGTCGATCGCGGGCGGGTCCGACCTCGGCCTGTTCGAGATCAACGAGGCCGCGTCGCTGGTGCAGGAATCCGCGCACCCCGACGCCAACATCATCTTCGGGACGATCATCGACGACTCGCTCGGCGACGAGGTCCGGGTCACCGTGATCGCGGCCGGTTTCGACGCCGGCACGCCGACCCACAAGAAGCTCGACCCGTCGACGTTCGGTTCCCGCTCGAACTCGACCGCGTCCGCCCAGGCGGGCCAGGTCAACGGCGGCGGGGCGACACCGGTGCAAGGCCCGCCTTCGGGTGCCACGCCGGTTCCGTCGACCGGGTCGAACGGCTACCCGGTCGCGCCGCCGCGCACGCACTCGCCGATGCCCGCCCGCAACGAGGGCAACGGCTCGCTGACCGGCGGGCTCCCGCAGTCCGGCGGCGGTTCGCGCGGCTACTCGCCGATCGGGTCGAACTCGACCCACGGCAGCCTGCCCAGCCGGGCCACCCCGGTGCACGACGACCCGTCGGACGACGAGGTCGACGTGCCGCCTTTCATGCGGCGGTAG
- the pgeF gene encoding peptidoglycan editing factor PgeF → MRVRRVVTTRAGGASQPPYDTFNLGDHVGDDAGDVYANRKRLAAELGLTEDRLAWMEQVHGRTATVVDGSETSAAEATDALVTAQAGLALVVLVADCVPLMLADAEAGVVAAVHAGRVGARIGVVPAAIEAMRSLGAEPGRTEALLGPAICGDCYEVPADMAADVEKHVPGSACKTRKGTPGLDLRAGLWRQLADLGVGKIGVDPRCTNEDKTLFSFRRDGTTGRIAGITWLDAS, encoded by the coding sequence GTGCGGGTACGGCGAGTTGTCACGACAAGGGCGGGCGGGGCTTCCCAGCCGCCTTACGACACCTTCAACCTCGGTGATCACGTCGGTGACGACGCGGGCGACGTCTACGCGAACCGCAAACGCCTCGCCGCCGAACTCGGCCTCACCGAAGACAGGCTGGCGTGGATGGAACAGGTCCACGGCCGGACCGCCACCGTCGTCGACGGATCCGAAACCTCCGCCGCCGAAGCGACCGACGCGCTCGTGACGGCCCAGGCGGGCCTCGCGCTCGTAGTGCTCGTCGCCGACTGCGTGCCCCTGATGCTGGCCGACGCCGAAGCCGGTGTCGTCGCCGCCGTCCACGCGGGCCGCGTCGGCGCCAGGATCGGTGTCGTCCCCGCCGCGATCGAGGCGATGCGCTCGCTCGGCGCCGAACCGGGCCGGACCGAAGCGCTGCTCGGCCCCGCGATCTGCGGCGACTGCTACGAAGTCCCCGCCGACATGGCCGCCGACGTCGAGAAGCACGTGCCCGGCAGCGCCTGCAAAACCCGCAAAGGCACGCCGGGACTCGACTTGCGCGCCGGCCTCTGGCGCCAGCTGGCCGACCTCGGCGTCGGCAAGATCGGCGTCGATCCGCGCTGTACCAACGAAGACAAGACCTTGTTCAGTTTCCGTCGCGACGGCACCACCGGCCGGATCGCCGGAATCACGTGGCTGGACGCGTCGTGA
- a CDS encoding SAM-dependent methyltransferase yields the protein MPNSPASRLVPFVERLLGGSLPVGLRTWDGVRAGPPDAPTVVLRNRRALRRLLYSPGELGLARAYVSGDLDVEGDLADGFRRIWALSRSGAARGAKLGPREWAEAARIAVSLGVVGPPPKPPAEEARLSGKLHTLLRDKSAIAHHYDLGNAFYQLLMDESMAYSSAYWTSEEDGYDLEQAQWDKLELICRKLGLRPGMRLLDVGCGWGSLLVHAAKHHGVEAVGITLSAEQLQHIRGRLAQHDLEDRVEVRRQDYRELTDEPFDAVATIEMGEHVGEENYPEYTRTLFCMLKPTGRLVLQQMSRGAVAPGGGAFIERYIAPDMTMRPLSRTLGHLETAGFEIRDVHALREHYVRTVRAWEKTLESNWDDVVALIGESGARVWRLYLVGGALAFEENRMGVDQILAVRSSDEGLSALPATREWS from the coding sequence ATGCCCAACAGTCCCGCGTCCCGCCTAGTGCCGTTCGTCGAGCGGCTCCTCGGTGGCTCCCTGCCGGTCGGTCTCCGTACCTGGGACGGCGTACGCGCCGGTCCGCCGGATGCCCCGACCGTGGTCCTCCGCAACCGACGCGCCCTGCGCCGTCTCCTCTACTCCCCCGGTGAATTGGGCCTGGCCAGGGCCTATGTCTCAGGTGATCTCGACGTCGAGGGCGACCTCGCCGACGGATTCCGGCGGATCTGGGCGCTGAGCCGCTCGGGTGCCGCGCGCGGCGCGAAACTCGGTCCGCGCGAGTGGGCCGAGGCTGCGCGGATCGCGGTGAGCCTCGGTGTCGTCGGGCCGCCGCCCAAGCCGCCCGCCGAGGAGGCCAGGCTGTCCGGGAAGCTGCACACCCTGCTCCGCGACAAGTCCGCGATCGCGCACCACTACGACCTCGGCAACGCCTTCTACCAGCTGCTGATGGACGAATCGATGGCCTATTCGTCGGCGTACTGGACGTCCGAGGAGGACGGCTACGACCTCGAACAGGCCCAGTGGGACAAACTCGAACTGATCTGCCGCAAGCTCGGACTGCGGCCGGGGATGCGGCTGCTCGACGTCGGCTGCGGCTGGGGCTCGCTCCTGGTGCACGCGGCGAAGCACCACGGCGTCGAGGCCGTCGGCATCACACTCTCGGCGGAACAGCTGCAGCACATCCGCGGCCGCCTCGCCCAGCACGACCTGGAGGACCGCGTCGAGGTCCGTCGCCAGGACTATCGCGAGCTGACGGACGAGCCGTTCGACGCGGTCGCCACCATCGAGATGGGCGAGCACGTCGGCGAGGAGAACTACCCCGAGTACACGCGGACCCTGTTCTGCATGCTCAAGCCCACCGGACGGCTGGTGCTCCAGCAGATGTCCCGCGGCGCGGTGGCACCGGGCGGCGGCGCGTTCATCGAGCGCTACATCGCCCCCGACATGACGATGCGGCCACTGAGCCGCACGCTCGGGCACCTGGAGACCGCCGGTTTCGAGATCCGCGACGTCCACGCGCTTCGCGAGCACTACGTGCGTACGGTCCGGGCATGGGAGAAAACGCTCGAGAGCAACTGGGACGACGTCGTGGCGCTGATCGGTGAATCCGGCGCGCGGGTCTGGCGGCTCTACCTGGTCGGCGGCGCGCTCGCGTTCGAAGAGAACCGGATGGGCGTGGACCAGATCCTCGCGGTCCGTTCCTCGGACGAAGGCTTGAGTGCGCTGCCCGCCACCAGGGAGTGGTCCTGA
- a CDS encoding DUF1295 domain-containing protein, whose translation MSLGGTLAVTAGATLAAFVVTFGIARWRKRYDTVDTLWGPGFALVAVVAAPLGDGSVALRVVTALLTAVWGVRLGVHLHLRNHKLPEDPRYVRMAENAGPNPALKLFVRVYLVQAVVLWFVSLPVQFAMYGGSFGVTAWLGVAVWLVGFGFETIGDDQLRRFKADPDNKGKVLDSGLWRYTRHPNYFGDACVWWGLYLLACSSWVGAATILSPIAMTYTLAKGTGKPLLEKGLQRSRPGYATYVERTSGFFPLPPRRRRVS comes from the coding sequence ATGTCCCTCGGAGGGACCCTCGCGGTCACGGCGGGCGCGACGCTCGCGGCCTTCGTCGTCACCTTCGGCATCGCGCGGTGGCGCAAGCGGTACGACACCGTCGACACGCTCTGGGGGCCGGGCTTCGCGCTCGTCGCGGTGGTCGCGGCCCCGCTCGGGGACGGGTCCGTGGCGCTGCGCGTGGTCACCGCGCTGCTGACCGCGGTCTGGGGTGTGCGCCTCGGCGTCCACCTCCACCTGCGCAACCACAAGCTGCCCGAAGACCCGCGCTACGTGCGGATGGCGGAGAACGCCGGCCCGAATCCGGCGCTCAAGCTGTTCGTCCGCGTCTACCTGGTCCAGGCGGTGGTGCTCTGGTTCGTCTCGCTGCCGGTCCAGTTCGCGATGTACGGCGGCTCCTTCGGCGTGACGGCGTGGCTCGGCGTCGCGGTATGGCTGGTCGGCTTCGGGTTCGAGACGATCGGCGACGACCAGCTGCGCCGCTTCAAGGCCGACCCGGACAACAAGGGGAAGGTCCTCGACAGCGGGCTGTGGCGCTACACCCGGCATCCCAACTACTTCGGGGACGCGTGCGTGTGGTGGGGCCTGTACCTGCTGGCGTGTTCGAGCTGGGTGGGGGCGGCGACGATCCTGTCACCGATCGCGATGACCTACACGCTGGCCAAGGGCACCGGAAAACCTTTGCTGGAAAAGGGTTTGCAGCGGTCCCGGCCGGGATACGCGACGTACGTCGAGCGGACCAGCGGGTTCTTCCCGCTGCCCCCTCGCCGCCGACGTGTTTCCTGA
- a CDS encoding YggS family pyridoxal phosphate-dependent enzyme encodes MSDARKGELAASLAEVEERIGAACKAAGRARDEVKLLAVTKTFPALDAALLADLGALDLAENRDQEAGAKAEEVAGLRPDARIRWHMVGSLQRNKAKSVVRWADEVQSVDSERLADALGKATRSALDSGQRDHPLDVLIQVSLDDDPKRGGTRVSELGQLAERIAHVGDIRLRGLMAVAPLGIDPAEAFEKLARASERLREDHPNAREISAGMSNDLEQAIAHGSTCVRVGTALLGGRGLASP; translated from the coding sequence GTGAGTGACGCCCGTAAGGGGGAGCTTGCCGCTTCCCTCGCCGAAGTCGAAGAGCGGATCGGCGCCGCATGCAAGGCCGCGGGCCGGGCGCGCGACGAGGTCAAACTGCTCGCGGTCACCAAGACCTTCCCGGCACTCGACGCCGCGCTGCTCGCCGATCTCGGCGCGCTCGACCTCGCCGAGAACCGCGATCAAGAGGCGGGGGCGAAGGCCGAAGAAGTCGCCGGTCTGCGCCCGGACGCCCGGATCCGCTGGCATATGGTCGGCAGTCTGCAGCGGAACAAGGCCAAATCGGTCGTGCGCTGGGCCGACGAGGTCCAGTCCGTCGACTCCGAGCGCCTGGCCGACGCGCTGGGAAAAGCGACCAGGTCGGCGCTCGATTCCGGGCAACGCGATCACCCGTTGGACGTCCTCATTCAAGTAAGTCTCGATGACGATCCGAAGCGCGGGGGCACTCGGGTGAGCGAACTGGGCCAGTTGGCGGAGCGGATAGCCCATGTGGGTGATATACGCCTCCGAGGGCTTATGGCGGTGGCTCCGCTGGGTATAGACCCCGCAGAGGCGTTCGAGAAGCTGGCTCGCGCGTCGGAGCGTCTACGGGAGGATCACCCAAATGCCCGTGAGATCTCCGCCGGAATGAGCAATGATCTCGAGCAGGCGATCGCGCACGGCTCGACCTGTGTGCGTGTCGGAACCGCGTTGCTCGGTGGGCGCGGTTTAGCCTCGCCTTAG
- a CDS encoding DUF1365 domain-containing protein has translation MVTVMAVLYDSTVAHVRRNDPPISFAHRVYLWFIDLDAPPKLPWWLRPFARFDPRDHFAPEDTSSIRSKLDRWLAARGVDLEGGRVLMLAGARMLGHNFNPITLYWCHRPDGELECVVAEVHNTYRGRHAYLLRPDADGNAFADKEFYVSPFQSMDGEYRMEVPKPESLLSVKIALRQGGTTPLTASLRGVRRPATVKWLAHLLITRPLMPHRVSALIRRHGVKLWVKKAPMTPRTPQTAGGRLDG, from the coding sequence ATGGTGACCGTCATGGCTGTGCTCTACGACTCCACGGTGGCGCATGTCCGGCGCAACGATCCGCCGATCTCGTTCGCCCACCGCGTCTATCTGTGGTTCATCGACCTCGATGCACCACCGAAGCTGCCTTGGTGGCTGCGCCCCTTCGCCCGCTTCGACCCGCGAGACCACTTCGCGCCCGAGGACACCTCCAGCATCCGGTCCAAATTGGACCGCTGGCTCGCCGCACGCGGCGTAGACCTGGAGGGCGGCCGGGTGCTGATGCTCGCCGGCGCGCGGATGCTCGGCCACAACTTCAACCCGATCACCCTCTACTGGTGCCACCGGCCCGACGGCGAACTCGAATGCGTCGTCGCCGAGGTCCACAACACCTACCGCGGCAGGCACGCGTATCTCCTGCGTCCCGACGCGGACGGGAACGCCTTCGCGGACAAGGAGTTCTACGTCTCACCGTTCCAGTCGATGGACGGCGAGTACCGGATGGAGGTACCGAAGCCGGAGTCGCTGCTCTCGGTCAAGATCGCCCTCCGCCAGGGCGGGACGACACCGCTGACGGCGTCGCTGCGCGGGGTGCGGCGGCCCGCGACCGTCAAGTGGCTGGCGCATCTGCTGATCACCCGCCCGCTCATGCCGCACCGGGTGTCCGCGCTGATCCGGCGGCACGGGGTCAAACTGTGGGTGAAGAAGGCGCCGATGACCCCGCGGACGCCGCAGACGGCCGGAGGCAGACTTGATGGATGA
- a CDS encoding YggT family protein, translating to MLLVVWYVLFAFWLLLTARIVVELVRAFAREWRPAGGVAVTLETIYTVTDPPVRLFRRIIPTVRIGGVGLDLSIMVLLLVVFFAMQLATPG from the coding sequence GTGTTGCTGGTCGTCTGGTACGTGCTGTTCGCCTTCTGGCTCCTGCTGACGGCACGGATCGTCGTCGAACTCGTGCGTGCTTTCGCTCGCGAGTGGCGTCCTGCCGGAGGGGTTGCGGTAACGCTCGAGACCATCTACACAGTGACCGACCCACCGGTTCGTCTGTTCAGACGAATCATCCCGACCGTGCGAATCGGCGGCGTCGGACTGGACTTATCGATTATGGTGCTGCTGTTGGTTGTGTTCTTCGCGATGCAGCTGGCAACGCCAGGGTGA
- a CDS encoding DinB family protein yields the protein MTDEPKRPEPPLTGDERTQLNGFLDFLRATVVWKCSGLTDEQARRPFVPSELTTVAGLLGHLTLVEQYWFNVVLNGQEDVWKEALEADPDAEFRVAMQTPVEQLIAAYEAECERSREIVAGMSLDDKVPFRGDREVNVRFVVAHMIEETGRHAGHLDLLRELTDGLTGE from the coding sequence ATGACCGACGAACCGAAGCGTCCCGAACCGCCGCTCACCGGCGACGAGCGCACCCAGCTGAACGGCTTTCTCGATTTTCTCCGCGCCACCGTGGTGTGGAAGTGCTCCGGCCTCACCGACGAGCAGGCCCGGCGGCCGTTCGTGCCCAGTGAGCTGACCACCGTCGCCGGTCTGCTCGGGCATCTGACCCTGGTCGAGCAGTACTGGTTCAACGTGGTGCTCAACGGGCAGGAGGACGTCTGGAAGGAGGCTCTCGAAGCCGATCCCGACGCCGAGTTCCGGGTCGCCATGCAGACCCCGGTCGAGCAGCTGATCGCCGCCTACGAGGCCGAGTGCGAGCGGAGCCGCGAGATCGTCGCCGGGATGAGCCTGGACGACAAGGTCCCCTTCCGCGGCGATCGCGAGGTCAACGTCCGGTTCGTGGTCGCGCACATGATCGAGGAGACCGGCAGGCACGCCGGCCACCTCGACCTGTTGCGCGAACTGACCGACGGTCTCACCGGGGAGTGA
- a CDS encoding DivIVA domain-containing protein produces MSLTPADVHNVAFSKPPIGKRGYNEDEVDAFLDLVETELARLIEDNNELRQQVEQLDNELETTRGELENAKAGAVGPPPQVRDEPSRRLAPVPPPQSAMEQTQAHSMVPDNGEPNVQAAKVLGLAQEMADRLTAEAKTESDGMLAEARTKSEQLLSDARSKSDSMVNEARTRAETMLNDARTRAETLERQARDKATTMEREAQRKYTETMNNMNAEKGSLGKKIEELRTIEREYRTRLRGFLESQLRELDDRGSAAPASASSTNSGQPASSSGGGQGYSFGPRAEAG; encoded by the coding sequence ATGTCGTTGACCCCCGCTGACGTGCACAACGTCGCGTTCAGCAAGCCGCCCATAGGCAAAAGGGGCTACAACGAGGACGAGGTGGACGCGTTCCTCGACCTGGTGGAGACCGAGCTTGCCCGGTTGATCGAGGACAACAACGAGCTGCGGCAGCAGGTCGAACAGCTCGACAACGAGCTTGAGACCACCCGTGGAGAGCTCGAAAACGCCAAGGCGGGAGCGGTCGGCCCGCCGCCACAGGTGCGCGACGAGCCGTCGCGTCGCCTGGCGCCGGTGCCGCCGCCGCAGTCGGCGATGGAGCAGACCCAGGCCCATTCGATGGTGCCGGACAACGGGGAGCCCAACGTCCAGGCCGCGAAGGTGCTCGGACTGGCGCAGGAAATGGCCGACCGGCTCACCGCCGAGGCCAAGACCGAGTCGGACGGCATGCTCGCCGAGGCCCGGACCAAGTCCGAGCAGCTGCTGTCGGACGCGCGGTCGAAGTCGGACTCGATGGTGAACGAGGCGCGCACCCGCGCCGAGACCATGCTGAACGACGCGCGGACCCGTGCCGAGACCTTGGAGCGCCAGGCGCGCGACAAGGCGACGACCATGGAGCGCGAGGCTCAGCGCAAGTACACCGAGACCATGAACAACATGAACGCGGAGAAGGGCTCGCTGGGCAAGAAGATCGAAGAGCTGCGCACGATCGAGCGGGAGTACCGCACGAGGTTGCGCGGATTCCTCGAGTCCCAGCTGCGTGAGCTCGACGACCGTGGTTCGGCCGCTCCCGCGTCGGCGTCCTCGACGAATTCGGGGCAGCCGGCGTCGTCCTCGGGCGGCGGACAGGGCTACTCGTTCGGCCCCCGCGCCGAAGCTGGCTGA
- a CDS encoding anti-sigma factor, with product MTMPEMHTLTGAYAVDALSEVERAQFQRHLGECASCAQEVLELQMTATRLGAAMAEDPPPELKRRVLAETMATRQLPPKTRFASGERVKDRRRAPGWAIAAVAAAVVGLAGTAVFGGIAYDNHAQLTAARERAAQYADRYTPVADVLSAEDLRTGHAETSAGGGGTVMMSRAKDRLVFMAAQLPKNDPGRTYQAWLMYPGTAPKPAGLISGGQDGALLVAEGLGGAEKFALSVEQAGGSPTGSPSKDVVMVMSMPT from the coding sequence ATGACCATGCCCGAAATGCACACGCTCACCGGGGCGTACGCCGTCGACGCGCTGTCCGAAGTGGAGCGTGCCCAGTTCCAGCGGCACCTCGGGGAGTGCGCTTCGTGCGCTCAAGAGGTCCTCGAACTGCAGATGACCGCGACCCGGCTCGGCGCCGCGATGGCCGAGGACCCGCCGCCCGAACTCAAGCGCCGGGTGCTCGCGGAGACGATGGCGACCAGGCAGCTGCCGCCGAAGACGCGCTTCGCGTCCGGAGAACGCGTCAAGGACCGCCGTCGTGCGCCGGGCTGGGCGATCGCCGCCGTCGCGGCGGCCGTCGTCGGGCTGGCGGGCACCGCCGTGTTCGGCGGCATCGCCTACGACAACCACGCGCAGCTGACCGCCGCGAGGGAACGGGCCGCGCAGTACGCGGACCGGTACACGCCGGTCGCCGACGTCCTTTCGGCCGAGGATCTCCGCACCGGGCACGCCGAAACCTCCGCCGGGGGCGGCGGGACCGTGATGATGTCGCGCGCGAAGGACAGGCTCGTCTTCATGGCGGCTCAGCTGCCGAAGAACGATCCGGGCCGGACGTACCAGGCCTGGCTGATGTATCCGGGTACGGCGCCCAAGCCCGCCGGGCTCATTTCCGGTGGTCAGGACGGTGCGCTGCTGGTCGCCGAGGGTCTCGGCGGCGCCGAGAAGTTCGCGCTCAGCGTCGAACAGGCGGGCGGATCACCGACCGGATCGCCGTCGAAAGACGTCGTCATGGTCATGTCGATGCCCACCTGA
- a CDS encoding NAD(P)/FAD-dependent oxidoreductase: protein MPRFTRSNPARPLFRIPFVHNKGLRIGVIGSGVAGLTAAYLLQRRYEVLLFEADDRLGGHAHTHDVPSAHGGTVGVDSGFIVHNERTYPNLLRLFAELGVATRDTEMSMSIRCDGCGLQYAGAKGLKGLFAQPRNLARGRYLRMLADVKRFHKHAKRVLESPEAGDVTLSAFLAIGGYTKYFVDHFMLPVVSTVWSADRNDTLQYPARYLFEFLRNHGMLSVGGSPKWRTVVGGSREYVDLAAKQLTAVHLSTPVRSVKRTGRGIEVRDDADTRHRLDKVVLATHADQALKLLAAPTEAESEILGSFRYSSNEAWLHTDTGVLPTAESARAGWNYATPACGANAGAVQVSYDMNRLMRLDEPTGYVVTLNPGSAPGDDSVLAKMTYEHPVYTPESVAAQRRLPELNDDVVAFAGAYHGWGFHEDGCASGVRAAENFGVRW from the coding sequence ATGCCCCGGTTCACCCGGTCCAATCCGGCCCGGCCCCTGTTCCGAATCCCTTTCGTGCACAACAAGGGTCTACGCATCGGAGTCATCGGCAGCGGCGTGGCCGGCCTCACGGCCGCCTACCTGCTGCAACGCCGCTATGAAGTACTGCTGTTCGAAGCCGACGACAGGCTGGGCGGGCACGCGCACACCCACGACGTCCCGAGCGCGCACGGCGGCACCGTCGGCGTCGACTCGGGGTTCATCGTGCACAACGAGCGGACCTATCCGAACCTGCTCCGCCTGTTCGCCGAGCTGGGCGTCGCCACCCGCGACACCGAGATGTCCATGAGCATCCGCTGTGACGGCTGCGGCCTCCAGTACGCCGGTGCCAAGGGGCTGAAGGGCCTGTTCGCCCAGCCGCGCAACCTCGCCCGCGGGCGTTATCTGCGGATGCTCGCCGACGTCAAGCGCTTCCACAAGCACGCGAAGCGCGTCCTCGAATCGCCCGAGGCCGGGGACGTCACCCTCAGCGCGTTCCTCGCGATCGGCGGGTACACGAAGTACTTCGTCGACCACTTCATGCTCCCGGTGGTCTCGACCGTCTGGTCGGCCGACCGGAACGACACGCTCCAGTACCCCGCGCGCTACCTGTTCGAGTTCCTGCGCAACCACGGGATGCTGTCGGTCGGCGGGTCGCCGAAATGGCGCACCGTCGTCGGCGGCTCCCGCGAGTACGTCGACCTGGCCGCGAAGCAGCTGACCGCCGTTCACCTGTCGACGCCGGTCCGCTCGGTCAAGCGCACCGGGCGGGGGATCGAGGTCCGCGACGACGCCGACACCCGGCACCGGCTCGACAAGGTCGTCCTGGCCACGCACGCAGACCAGGCGCTGAAGCTGCTCGCGGCGCCGACCGAGGCCGAGAGCGAGATCCTCGGCTCGTTCCGGTATTCCAGCAACGAGGCGTGGCTGCACACCGACACCGGCGTGCTCCCGACGGCGGAATCGGCGCGGGCGGGCTGGAACTACGCCACCCCGGCCTGCGGCGCGAACGCGGGCGCGGTCCAGGTCTCCTACGACATGAACCGCCTGATGCGGCTCGACGAGCCGACCGGCTACGTCGTCACGCTGAACCCCGGCAGCGCTCCCGGCGACGATTCGGTGCTGGCCAAGATGACCTACGAACACCCCGTCTACACCCCGGAATCCGTGGCCGCCCAGCGTCGCCTGCCCGAACTCAACGACGACGTGGTCGCCTTCGCGGGTGCCTATCACGGCTGGGGATTCCACGAGGACGGCTGCGCGTCCGGGGTCCGCGCGGCCGAGAACTTCGGAGTGCGATGGTGA